The Perca flavescens isolate YP-PL-M2 chromosome 8, PFLA_1.0, whole genome shotgun sequence DNA window TCTGGCGGGCCGGCAGCAGCTATACAGCTGTACTGTGAAACTTTAATGCTGCTGGATGCCTGCAGCGCTGCCTGGGCTTTGTCTCTGAGGTGAATGGGGGGAGCTTTCCACATGTTCAATCTAACTGGGACAAGTATTCAAAAAAGGAACAGGAGTTGTCTGACCTTTCAGGCTAAAACCACCACAATTCAGCAGCCTGACAGCTGGGAATGGTCCttatcagtaaaaaaaaaaactaagtaaTCAGAAATGTCCTCTCAAATTCAAACCTTATTAGGTGATTATATGGTATTATTCTTCACCTTTTAGGCTTCAGAGTGCTTGTCATTTGGCTCTAGTTGTTATGGTAATGCAAGGTATTCCATCTCCTTCCCAGCATGCTCTGTGTTTGACATTCATGGGGTTAAAGTCCTCTGAATGATGAAGTGCCAGCGTTTGGGACAGTAAATTGCATCGTTTCAATTGAGAAGAGAGTTCCCCTTGGGTTTGCTGGAGGTCCCTACGGGCTGGCCTTGAACAGAACAGCATGTTGTACATCtatataaaaaagggaaaaatatGGTGGTACTTTCCTCTTTATGATGCAGAGATTAATCTGTCACCACATTCAGGCATAAATCTCACTCCTTGCTTTGCAAAATACTGTTTTACCTTACTTTGgactatattttatttttttattgcctATAAACATAAACCATCACAAAGGGCTAATGTTCTCATCAATATTATTACAAAATGATCATAAATCCAGTGCCTTGTTAAAAGTTAAAGCCATTTCTCTCCTCAGCTACTCAACCAGTGAAAATATTAGACAGAAGCATTATTTTATAAGGCAATTTCTCTCCCAATAATAGATTATCTTCTATCATATTTGAGCCGCAGAACACCactttgttttcattaaattattaagtCTGTGCACTTTTCCTTACATCCTTTTCCTCATCGCTGTGTTCAGCAGTACTGATCTTGCCTTTTGGGGACATTTCTTATACTTCAGTAGAAATGCCTTGACAACACTGTGGTGGTTATTTCATCCTGAGAGACCACAAACTAAACAGCAGAAACACACTGTATTGAAGCTTGTTTAGTGGTATGCAAATCATCTTTGCCGGAggtaaaattaacatttttaattaaaatattagcaccaaacaaacacagaaaaacacactaaTGATTAAATCATCTTGATGGAACCGTATAGTGGAAAATGAGGAAGATTTTATAATTATTTGTATGAAAAGATGCTGTACATTACTGTGTTTTCATAGAGTCATACATCTTCAAGTTTGTACAGTTGATGTTTTGAATTTAAATGCAACAATTTTAAATactattttaaaatgtcagaaactgAATCTTCAGCCAATTGTAGTCCTCTGTATAGCGGtcttaatttatttttacttgatTTACTACATAGAATAATAAGGGGAAATTATGATAATGGAAtgtcaaaatgtaatttgagatcaaatatttcattatatttaaaCATGTAAGATGTCTGCATTTCTTCAGCAGGTATCAATAGTATGAGGCCTGAGACACAGAGGAACTGGAGCTGTCTGCTATTAATGCTACTATAGCGCCCTCTAATGGTTATCTATGTAAACATCAAGTAAGAACAAATAGGTGGGATGCAAGGAAAGCAAGGAACAATACTCCAACAAAGCAACTTTATTGCCATTTTGGTATAACAAAAGTAAGCTGTTATACAGATTCTTCATGTGTCAAAAAGATAAATGTATCTCgttgaatgttgcattcaaaTGTCTGCAGAAAAAGTAGGGTGGGCTTTTGCAGCAGAGTTTGTTCCAAGTGTAATATTTATAAGCCCCCCTTTTCGGTGGTGGAAAGTGAGGACCTTTTGATACTGATGATTCATTTTTACTCATCTGGTCCACACAGGCTGAGCAGCGCCTTCTGGTAGTCTCCCTTGGTGTGTTCCTGCAGAAACAGAGGCCGTTAGAGGGGCTGCATGACAGAACAAGCCTTACTGTGAATCAGTAATAGGCCAGGGGCAGCCTGTATAATTCACTCACTGTAATAGTCTTTTGCAGAGACTGTCCAAAGTTGGTCTTGTATTCAGAACAGATCTTCTTTAGGTCCACCTCGCAGCGTGACACAATAATTCTGGTCACTATCTTCTCTTTGGCTCCTTTACCCTGAACAGACAAGCACAAgtcagcacttactttaaactTAACTACAGCTGCTGATGCAACGCTGCTGTAAGATAACTTCTGCCAACTTTGGATTCTGTGTTCCTGCAGCAAAATTGCACTTTCACAAGCAAATGTACTTCTTACATCTGTtccataaaaaaagaagaaaaaaagtcggGCCCTTAAAATAGCCACATTTCAACAAGAAGAAAGACAACGGCACTGTAACTACCTTCATGGCTTCATTCAGTTTGTTGGCAAAGAACAGCGGTTTGTTTTCAAAGCACTTAActggagcaaaaaaaaaacagaattaatATCCACAATAACACATCTTGTATTTGACAGATGAttttcttttgtaattttataaGTGATTCATACAACAAAATCCGGCCTACAGGGTGAATATTCACTTAAGAGGATTAATAATCAGTCTAATGTATTCATAATAGGAATTACTGATAAAAGATATGTGTACCTAGCACCAGGAAGGACTTTTGCAAGTCTCCTTTAACTTCCTTCACAATGCTCTCCTGCATGTCGTAGGGGCTGTAACTCTTGTACCTCTGAAACACTAACAGAGAAAAACATGTAACTGATTGTTaatgggtattttacaatttttttaagGAGAACTAAAAATTAACACTTGACAACGTGATACCAAAAGAAAACATGGCATCTTACCTTTCTGTAGGTGGGGTACACTTCTCTCAGACATAATGGAGATCCAGGTTGGTACATCAGTTCCTTTTATCATTACCCCAGCCTCAAAGAGTGCCTGAGTGGAATCAACAAAATATCAATGAATAATTTGTGGCATGAGAGGGGTGTCACTCCTTTTAGATATCAAGGTACCAAAATTAAGTATTATCTAATGTGCACAAAATTGTAAAGTGTACAAAGTTTTACCAAGTTATCCAGGATTTCCACACTCATTTTGGACAATTTTGTGGATTTTTTAGAATTAGCATGAGGTATTGAATATTGAATTTGATGCCAAAATCAATTTACTTTAGATTCCACAGACAAAGTGAAAATGGGCAACATACTCTGGCATCCGCATCGATCTTTTCATAGTCTACAATAGCCGTTGGTTCTGCTCTCTTGGTCTGCACAGAAACAAGACACAAACTCAGGTCAGCTTCAACTGTATGGTGTTACATAAATCAAAAAGACAGGCACTAACAAATCTCACCTGCACCAGAGCCAAGAGCAGCTTAGCAAAGTTCCCAGAGGTGTCACCTGCCACATCTTTCTCCAGTTCCTTCTTGAACACTGTGGGAAATAATAGTTTTCATTCAGGCATTTTGCTTTCCCTATATAACCAGAGTCATCTCTCGTATGGCTGTGGAATTTCTGGTTCAAGAACATTTAAGACAGGGCACAAGACTTTTTACAGACAGAGAGCCTAGGCTGTACAATAGCCTAATAGCGCATGCAAAGCACCACAACCTATAGGTGAGGCATTATACAATGTATTTGCAGCCCTTTATGTGAATGCCTGGGATGTTTTGGACCTACACTCCTTGTAAACATTCTTGATCTCCACCAGCTCATCATTGCTGCGTGAGCACAGAACCTCAATTAGTGTTTCTTCATCTGTTCCTGCACCCTGAAAGAGACAGAAATCTTTACTACTtcatatatactatactatatacacAATTAAGTTAGATTGGGGTGTAGCAAAAAAGCAAGTTATGTAATTTGTCCAGTAGAGGGCAGTATCGCCCTTCAATCGAATCCACTGATGCTAAACACGCCTCTCATGCAATCTGTGTCCGTTACCTTGATAGATCCTCTGATCTCTGAGGCATCGAACTGCGGTGTGCTCTTCATCAACCCAAGGATCACTGTTTCCAGAGAGCCAGACAGCGCTCCCTTCAGCACTGAGATCATGTCCTAAAAATACAACAGTGTTAACCGAATGTGTCCCTTACTGTTACAGCCACCACATAATCGAGCTGTGAAGCCTTTTGGATTGTCTCTCCTGGCCTACTGTACCTTCTTTGCCCTCCTTTCATATGCAAAGGCGATTTCTCTCCTTTGTGCGTAGGTCCGCTTTGTTAGGACGTCAATGATGGTCTGTTCATCCACTCCTAATGTTTGAATGAAAAAGACATaacaataatatatttacacaaATATATCCAAGTGCAACACAGCTGACTCTATATGTCTTAACATTGACGAGTTCAGAGGAATAattaacagacaaacaaaaagtaTGACTCAAATTTGGTTGTGTAAAGGTTTTGCCTGATTTATCTGTAATAATTCTGACATCCTTTGACATTTGGTGCCTAAGGAAATTCAATATGTAGAAAACAATATTCAACGCGTACAGTAAGAATCTGAGCCATGAAACATTCTGTGGGCTAAAATGTTACCGTACATGGTGAGGGCCTACAAATGCCGTTTAGCATGTTTGGAGTCATTTGAACATACAATGTGTGTAGATTTAGCTTTAACTACTTTTAAAGTGTATTTTGAAGAATATACAAAACTATAAGAGGGCCCGGCAGCTAAGCTAGCTTGCTTTAACACATGATGTGGTCACAAGGTATTTTTCCCCTCAAACCCTCATTAGCAAAGACACATCACTCCACACACATTACAAGATTCTTAAAATGGTGGATTGTTGAGTTAGCAGTAAGACTGTTGCCAATGGCTCCCAGTCAGTGGCCAGAACAGAGCTGTGCCTGCACTGAGGCACAGACTTGGAGGTGTTCCCAGTCAATATGTTTTAAGCCAGGATGCTGACTCACAAATACCAGCTACTTATCTGTAGCAACCAAGCACTGATtttttgtatgtactgtactgcATCTTGCCTTTGGTTTTGATAGCAGTCTCTATTCTGGCAGCATCTCTGTCAGGGTCAAAGTCCATAGCAGGTACCACGGTGGGGTATGTGGGTTCATTGGCCTGAGGGTCCAAAGCAAATTAGAGTGAGATAAAAATTGATGCCAACTTATTTGTaagtatttaaagtgctcatattatgctcattttcaggttcataattgtatttagaggttatatcagaagaggtttacatggtttaattttcaaaaatcatatttttgttgtattgcacattgctgcagctcctcttttcaccctgtgtgttgagctctctgttttagctacagagtgaggcatcacatcTCTTTTCCATTTTTGTTGGCAGTCGCATGTGAGCATTAGCCGCACgagcagtagctaggtaaggactactagccagtcagaagcagagtatgagggcgtgccacgctagcagctaggcgagcattataaacacgttacaaagtgacgcacgttcatctctgaagtaaaggctggactacaatagagctgtttggagcagtttgtgatctgtgttttctgttggaattGGTaaggactttgggctttttcactttctaaatctataacgtgcacaaaaaaagatatataacacaataaagggaaaaagcataatTTGAACACTTTAAGGTACATCATGTATTGTAGGAAAGttatcataaaaatataaaataaatacatgacatTACCCCGATGTTGAGAGACAGCTGTCCCAGAAACTCTGATACCATAGCCATTTTGACTGTcctggaaaaagtgacaaactatCAACACTGTACAATCTTGTAATCAAAGCTCATTGTAATCCTATCACCAACATGTCTGAGCTGCAACGGGTCATGTTTGTTTCGTCTCAAGATATAATCATTATCACTTGAACCATTAAGGTCTTCTAAACAGAGACCGGGAAACTTCATTAAAGTTGTTGCTTTTGGTACAACCGAGTCACACAAATCACTGCAAGACTTtatccattttatttagttattcCTTTGTTTTCATTGCTTTGCCATATTCACATTCAGAGCAGTTTCTAGTAAAGAGGTTAGATACTACTGACAAACTAGCTCTTTCAAATCCTTGTTCAGTTTGACACACATCCTTAACAGAAAGCACATAGAGACACACCctggaaaaaaaatgcaactatACTCAAGTCTGGAAAAACAACAGAGCACAGAGTTCAGACTGGAGAGCAGGAATGTATTCTTACTTAACTCCTGCAGTGTAAAGTTTATCGGTTAGCCCACATTAAAATACATAACTACATTGAACTTACCTAGGTGGAGATGCAGCGATATGTCCAGGCGATGTTTAGATGGAATGGGTGTGGAAGTTCAACTTCTCGGACAGAAAAAGGCTTCCCCTTCCCATGCACTCATGACTCCACCCTATTCCACTGGACTCTCcaagtctctctctcacacacacacacacacacacacacacacacacacacacacacacacacacacacacacacacacacacacacacacacacacacacacacacacacacacacacacacacacacacacacacacacacacacacacacacacacacacacacacacacacacacacacacacacacacacacacacacacacacacacatttattttagaaaaaagTTTATTGGTGCTCTGTTatcacaaaacattttaattgacaaaatatacaaaacatgtCTCTGAACAAAATTAGaatataaaaaagtatattttCTATATTGAGTGCTTTAGCATTCACATTTATGTTTAAGGTCATAACGTATTTCCAGTATAAAAATCATAGATACTGTCAGTGGTTTCCTTTCCTTTGCAGTACAAGTCTTTATCCGACTCACCtaatatgaaatgaaatgataTTAAATCCTTTGACATGGGATTATTTAAATGGACTTCTGAACTAGCTTTTTAATATACTTGTTACGCCTGGCCGCacgtttatttttctttttcttggtgTTGCCGCCTGCATTCAAGTTGTTCTTTGACTGCCCCGCTCCATGGTTGTTGGACTGCGATGACCCAACTTTCGCTGTCTGGTAGGATAAAGGAAGGTAAAAAGATTGTATCTTTAAATAACTGGGGCTAAACTGAAGTAGCGTCATACATTATAGACTCAAATAATTTGTTTGTCATTCTCAGAAGTACAAACATTAGTGACAAATCCAAATGCCCAGTTGAAAACTTATTTTAGTTGTTttctgtacatacatacaagttaaataaaaatgttgatacGTGGAATTTATACAGGCATTCAATACATGTCTCACTCTACATCTCTAACACTGTTGAGCTGTTGTTGATATGGCTATACTCTCTATTGTCCATGTTGTTAGTTTTGGgcttgtgcgtgcgtgtgcgtgtgtgtgtgtgtgtgtgtgtgtgtgtgtgtgtgtgtgtgtgtgtgtgtatgtgtatgtgtggacTTTCTAACCATTAACCAACACGTCCTAATAGTTCGAACAATCTTTCATCTCATTGCCATCACTTATCCGTTCATGACCTCCAGTGCTATTATTTTGTTTCACAGTTACTATGGTGACGTAAATCAAATACACACCTTTATGAAGGGTGTTGGTGGGAAGGTGCAGGGGACACGGCTGTGTTTCTGGTGGAAGGGCAGGACCACAGCGGGATCAACAGGTATCCAGGGCACGAGGCCGGGGGCCGGGAGCTTTGGGACTGAGCTGTGGACCTGCTGCAGGTTGTATGCCCCCCGACTCACTTTCCCATTAGCCGCTTTTAATAAGGTCACAAATGGTTCCCCTGCCTTGTGCGCAATCAGGTACTGTCCTTCCTCCAACCTACAAAACCAAATTAAGTCATTGAGGGTGTGTTAAAGTCAAAACCCACAGACTGAAACGTGTTGAAGCATTCTGAAGGGTTTTGTTCTTTCCAGCCAAATGATGGAGGTGAACGGAGCCttaagaaagcagaaggtgacacATGCATTGTGTGTTGTTGAGTAATCGATTGCGTAACCCTCCAACACAACCACAAAGGCAAACTATCGTCGTGTTTTAAGCCCGAGGCTGTCAGACATCATGACTGTACAATCGTTTCATCATCTTAAACAGAGCATGAAGACAGATTTGCACACACAACTCATCTGTAGATGTTGCCCAACTTAACAATAGAGTTTAAGAAACAGCCCCAACCCCTCTCAAATCCTGGACTTCAATCAAACCACATTCATCTATGCATAtatgtcttttgtttgtttttacacattAAATACGTTGTGTGCTCTCTTTAAGACCATTAATCAAAAACTGTTACTTTACTGCATTAAATCAAAAGCTGTGAAGACAGCCAAGAGTAACATTATTTCTGCAAAAATAATGAGATCAAGCTAATGAATGTCCTCATCAACTTACCCAGTTAGCTTTTTCAGTAGGTGCTGCAGTATATTCAGCGAATTGGAAGGCCTGTGGATGGAAAAGAGATATCACCAAGTTTCAGTCTGATTACTTTGGTAGGAATCTAAATTCCAACACTAACTCAGTTGACAAAACCAGAGGCGATGATAGCTACCACTAATGAAAAGGCATGGATTATTGATTAACTGAGTGAATCTCAAGTTGACAACATCTTAAATGATATAATCATACAGGGGTGATAAGGTTAATCCTAATCAACATCTGTTGCATCGACACTCACTTGAACCCACAGGAGATGTTCTGTTTCCAGCCGTCGGGCAGCTTTCTCAGCACAGCTACTTTTGATGTGTGCGCATTGATGTGAGCTACAGAAACAGAACGGGAGGGTGAAAGATACACTGAGAAAAGAACAAGAGCTTCTGTGTGTGCACATCAAGAGCTTCACTTCATCATCAATGCCATTCCTAGTGCTTACAAAGTAATTAGTCTATGTTGATTTGCCAGCATTGTTACAAGCTTGTTTGTTGGTCCGGTCTCCTTTCATGACTCCCACTGTAGCATGTAATGCCTGCTTATTTCCACACGGCCTTCCTTCAACTATGGACTTTGCTGGAgcctgcatccacagctataAATACACAATTGGGGAATGCCACATGATAAACCACATGATTAACTACAAACCACTAAGCAAAGAAGGAAGTCTTTTATCAGTATGTCTGTTGCAGAATGACATTAAGTGGGAGATTTTCTATAGG harbors:
- the LOC114559909 gene encoding annexin A2-A-like, with amino-acid sequence MAMVSEFLGQLSLNIGANEPTYPTVVPAMDFDPDRDAARIETAIKTKGVDEQTIIDVLTKRTYAQRREIAFAYERRAKKDMISVLKGALSGSLETVILGLMKSTPQFDASEIRGSIKGAGTDEETLIEVLCSRSNDELVEIKNVYKELFKKELEKDVAGDTSGNFAKLLLALVQTKRAEPTAIVDYEKIDADARALFEAGVMIKGTDVPTWISIMSERSVPHLQKVFQRYKSYSPYDMQESIVKEVKGDLQKSFLVLVKCFENKPLFFANKLNEAMKGKGAKEKIVTRIIVSRCEVDLKKICSEYKTNFGQSLQKTITEHTKGDYQKALLSLCGPDE